In Oryza sativa Japonica Group chromosome 1, ASM3414082v1, the genomic stretch TATTACCTTCTATGGACTGAAGATCACCCCTTCACCAGTTCGCCACCATTTGAGGCCCAGAACTCCAGTCACAGTTTTCTAAGCATTTTCTTCACACAGAGATCTCCTTTTCCATTTGGCCTTCATACCATTCTTTCAAGGCTTTTTTAATCAAAGGATTTGTggagaaatttcataggattttaaatcctatagaaaatttttctatTTAATCATTTGATAGGAAGGATTGgagttttccaaatcctatgaaatttctatgaACCTCATCGGTTACCcatattccctaataagccaaaaggtttattagggaataaaaattaatttataagtaaaacttttatatatttgttcataATGATTTAAAAGCAAATGCTAAAAAGGaattatgttgaaaatattttagaatcaacttcaaaatcaagttcaaaaattcaaattttaattttttttctttgacttATTAGGCGAAACGATGGGTCATTAATATGCgcacttgcaagttgcaactgcATGTATCATCTGGAGTTTATTTTGCCGGGATGTGATTGAAGTTTCAGTTTTTTAGTTTGAACCTCATTACTACTCAGTGCTTAATACTCTTTTCATTCTAGGCTATTACAATCTAATATAGGATATAATACAATTCATAATACTATAAGTATTATAGTGTGTGTTTGATTGctttattttaaaacggaggtagtactccctccgttttttaataaatgacgccGTTGTCTTTTGAAcatatatttgatcattcgtcttattaaaaaaatatgtaaatgtatagatataaatcatgcttaaagtagtttgagtgataaaataactcataacaaataaattataattacgtaaattttttgaataagacgaatggtcatatgtgtgataaaaagtcaacagcgtcatctattttaaaaacggaggtagtaccatTTTATCATGGACCCTAATCTCTTACTACTCGTTTCACTACTAGTATTTGTCAGTTTCAGGTGCTTTGGTTTGATTGCTACGTCGTCTTAATCTACACATGCGTACGACAAATGTTGTGGGCCATTTTCTATTCATCGTGGGCTACACAAACTAACCGTTCATTTAACCGGAGAAACGATGCCTCCCGGGCCTATCATTTCGGCCAACGCCCACCCGTGCAAACCCGCCTATTCAGGACGATCCAGACACATCACATGTGGCCCCATGCTTCCATCCCCCACGCTTCCGGGCGCGCCTCCTTTTTGTCTTAACCAAGCTTCCCCCCGCGCCATTAATTAACGGGCAAGTAATTTAATTATTACCATCTCTCACAGCCTAAATCGGGGGCCGCGTCCTCTTCGGGATCCCGAAATAGTAATTtactttccccccccccccccttcccgaTCCATCGCACGCTACAGCAAGAAAACCCCCCCACCGGGCCTTCGCTGTCGTCGATGACCAGTGGGCCCGCGAGACAATCTAGCCGTTCTTCATTTTTTTCGCTTTCCTGCCACGTAAACCGACCCGTGGGATATCTCGCCCCTttttctagtatttttttttcttttcggtaCTCCACGCTCGTTCTTTCGCTTTTCATCCCCTTCGCGTCCGTTTCTTCCCTTTCTCCCCCCATTTTTCTACCTCCCTTCTCCATAGCTCACGCTCCTTCACGCACACGCCTCGCTCGCGCGCGCACacaggggggaggaggaggcaggtCGGCGGCATGGCGGTGGCGAGCTGGAGCATTCCGGCGATCCCGCGGGCGGGTCCGACAGCGAGGGGTGTGCTGCTCGGCGGCGCCTTCGTGACGGCCGCGCGGCCGCCCGTGGCGTGGCGGTGCCGGGCCACGCTCCCTAGGAGAGTGAGGCTCGGTGGCGTGGTGGCCCGTGCCGGTGCGGCGGAGACGCCGGTGGCCGGCTCCGGGGAAGCCGGGTTGCTGTTCTCCGAGAAGTTCCCCTTGCGCCGATCCCGAACGGTAACTTGTTCTGCTCTGTTGTTGTGATCTGCGGCGAAGCTATGcttcgttgttttttttttgttggtgatGGGGTCTGTGGTGTTCAGGTGGAAGGGAAGGCGTGGGTGAGGGTCGATGCGGAGCCGGATGGGGAGGGCAAGTGCAAGGTTGTGATCGGGTGTGATGTAGAGGGGAAGTGGGTGCTGCATTGGGGTGTCTCCTACGATGGTGAGCAGGGAAGGTACTCGCTGATTCTCTCTCCGAGCTGTGTCTCTGTTTGCATGATTTATGAACTATGAGTGCATCCTTGTTTTGATCATCCGTGGGGAGTTGATTTGTGCATTGTTGAGAGCGTCGTTTGAATCAACGATGGTTGTCAGACTGGCAGGTATGTCCTCATGGTAGGCTGCTTTCCATATCTATGTAGCCTCACCGGTCCAGTCTAAGCACTTGTATATGTATATAGTGAAATTACTGTCAAGTGTCAATGCAACCCCTTAATCTTTATTTGGCTTCGATTAGAGGAAATTATAAACAGGTTCATTATGAAAAATTCTTACAAGGTGGGTGCCATTGATTTATGGCTATACTTGGAAAATGCGCGCGAAAAGAGAATTTTGATTAGGTGACGGGGTAGTGCCGTAACCATGTAGGTTGGCTCTTatcctgtttttcttttttatttggaaTTTCGATATAGCGTTGAAGCGCGAGGTGATTAGAAATAGGCATATCTGCAAGATAGGAATGATAAGTTCTTAAATTTCAATTGCAGGTTGCCCGGTGTTATGTCTCCTTATCTCCTTTGGAGTTGTCTTGATATTCCAATATTCTATACGTTACTTAAATGGCACGATAGTTTTGCAAGGAATATTTAGAATTAATATTTGTcatatcttttgtttttgtatGTATTCAAGCTTCAACATACATACATttctccccgcaaaaaaaaaagaacatttctGTAAAAGGCAAAAAATTGAATTTTGTCGTCTTTCAGATTTAGTTGTTGCTGTAATGTCCTTCCTTGAATGCAAAAATAAATGATCTAGCTCCTGAAATATATGGCATTCTTTATCCTTATTTAGTGACCCAATTTATTGTTATCACttgtttctataattttttgCAGAGAATGGGACCAACCTCCTTCAGACATGAGACCTCCCGGTTCAGTGCCTATTAAGGTTGTTCTAATCCTATGAAAAACATGTTAAAGAACTCACTACTGACATTCACATCCCAGGGATCTCTAAGTTTGTTTGATGTCTGAGTCGAAAGCTCGTTGCATCCTGTAGCCATATTTTTTCTCATTTGATCTTCCTATTGCTGAACAATATTTCAAACTTTCAGGACTATGCAATTGAAACATCTTTGGACACTCCACACAATTCAGAAGGCAAGACGATTCATGAAGTGCAAATCAAAATTGATAAGGGCACATCAATTGCTGCTATCAATTTTGTTCTAAAGGTTCAAATTTTACGCTGCTGTATGCTTTCTCTGCTGTCAGTTTTATTTCCTAGGCATTCTGTACCATGTGTCAAAAGGCCTAGAAGTCTACGACTGGCCCATTAGATTCGTAAAATTGCTGAAAGTGCCTAAGGTGGGAAGTTGTCTTCCCATTTTTTAGTTGTCTAAGAAAAGAATAATATATAACCCCTACAGGTATATCTGCATACTAAAGTATTGGGAGCGGATATACTAAACACATGCCTCTTAGATCTATAGATTAGTTGTTAAATGCACTACTCTTTCTTTTAATTACTACATTTTTGCATTCATCTTTTGATTTGAATGTCTCGATGGACTGCTGCTTTGCTAGGAAGAGGAAACAGGTGCTTGGTTTCAGCACAAGGGTCAGGATTTCAGAATACCTTTAAGTGGATCCTTTGGTGGAGATCTACTAGGAACAGAACAAGATATTGATGTCAGGCCAGGTTAGGAAGTATTTTAGTGAATCATGTTTTAGATTATTACTATAGTGGTTTGGCACTTTGTTCTTTTCATTGGTTGGTTTTTATGTTATATAAAAATGCATTTCCTTCTATAAGAAAATAATCTTAtttagggttaaaatcttagtAATTTTCATAGGATGCTTGATCATGAATATTACCACATTGAAAATTTACCCCATTTGCACCTTTCATATTTCAGTTATCTAACATACTCACATCTCTGATTTCTTAGGGGCTTTAGGTCACCTATCTAACGTGTTACAGAAACCTGAGGGACCTATTGCTGAGCCTCATAAAACTGTACCCGATGATAAAGGTTCAAGAACCAAACACATTTCAGGTTTCTATGAGGAATACCCAATCTTAAAAACGGTGTATGTTCAGAATTTTATAACTGTTAATGTGAGGGAAAACAATGGAACAACTAAACATGCTGTGGAATTCGACACTGATATTCCTGGAGAAGTTATCATTCATTGGGGAGTTTGCAAAGACAATACCATGACATGGGAGATCCCCCCAGAACCACATCCACCTGCAACGAAGATATTCCGACAGAAAGCTCTTCAGACCATGCTACAAGTAAGGACCTTGATCCCTTGGTAGAGGCAAAGAAATGACATTTAATTGTATCAAGCTAAAGTACAAGATAAATGTACTTACAAGCTGTGCTATATAAAAATTAACAAGTAAAGGTGTTCTGGAAAAGTAAGTCAGGCTCATTTGTATTTTTGGTATGTCCTGATTCTATCTGCGCTCCAAAAACAGGGAATTGTATCATTTGCACTTCTTAGGTTGTCTGAACTTGAATTTACCACTATggcatatgcatatgtggtaaaTCATGAAAGAATGCTCgctatagaaaaataaaaaaaggaacatTTTTTAAGTGTACAGAAATGATTTCACTTTTTTCTTATTGCTTAAGAAAAGTTTAAAACTCttctttgttttcctttttgaatGGTACCTTCAAATGATCCATTATTAAGAGGGTTACTTTTAGTCTCCCTTTGATCAGGGGAAATGTGCaaaactttatatcaagatTCAAGTCAACATTTTGAAAATCTGAAGGAAATTGTGAAGTTCTTTGTTTGTCTCCCTACTCCATTACCGACAGACTGGCTTCTTTTTGGGTTTGATTTCTTCCTTTACTAGTCTAGTGAGGGCAAGCATTTTCTTATCAGCAATTCTCTTTCAACAATCCTACATCTTCAATGTAGGTGCTGTTTTTTGGGGATATTTTGGTAGTAGTACACTATGTTCTCTAAAATCACTGAAAATGCCTCAATTGATGCCTTTTCATTTTTCAAGATGGTTTTGTATTAATGTTTTCAATAGTTTCAGCTGTGGGAAATCAGTTAAGTATCACTCTTCACACATCTCTTATCATACTGCAGCAAAAAGCTGATGGAACAGGCAACTCTCTATCATTCTTACTGGATGGAGAGTATTCTGGTCTGATTTTTGTGGTAAAACTTGATGAGTATACTTGGTTGAGAAATGTGGAGAATGGATTTGATTTCTACATTCCTCTTACAAGAGCAGACGCCGAGGCTGACAAACAGAAAGCCGATGATAAGTCTTCACAAGATGATGGCTTAATCAGTGATATAAGGAATCTGGTGGTTGGGCTGTCGTCTAGAAGAGGTCAGCGAGCGAAGAATAAAGTTCTGCAAGAGGATATCCTACAAGAAATTGAGAGGTTAGCGGCAGAAGCTTATAGCATTTTTAGGAGCCCCACAATTGATACTGTAGAGGAATCTGTTTACATTGATGACTCATCCATTGTGAAGCCTGCTTGTTCTGGTACTGGATCTGGATTTGAAATATTGTGTCAAGGATTTAACTGGGAATCTCATAAGTCAGGAAAATGGTATGTGGAACTTGGCTCAAAGGCCAAGGAGTTGTCATCGATGGGTTTCACCATTGTCTGGTCACCACCACCTACTGATTCTGTGTCGCCTGAAGGATACATGCCAAGGGATTTGTATAATCTAAATTCCAGGTATATCTCTGTGTGCACAATTATTGTGTTACTTTAGTAATGTTTTCTATGAAATTTGAAATATTAGTAATATTGGTGCTAAGCTGGAAGTTTACACTTCCGCTATCTACAAAAAAATGAGATGGGATAGTTGGTAAGTTAGAGATAAAGCTAGTAACCAAGTTAGAGCTAAGATGGTGCTATGCTCCAGCTTGTTTTATGTAAAGCCATGCTGTGTACATGAGTTGATTATGATGGATAATCAGTCTACCCTACCTTAAGTTTCCTTCTTCTCCGTTGCCAAAGCTTCTTCCTCCTTGCTGTTTCCAAACCAATCTACTGCTAATTCTCCATTGCCTACCTCAGCTAACCTTCTACAATCTAGCATATAGCACTTGTGCTGAAGATTTTAGTACTACGCTATCTAGTAGAAACGAAAACCTGGGTAGCATATGAAATTCACATATGGATTCTAAAGGAGAAAACCCCTTTTATACCCCTAAAATCTCTATTAAAGGCACTATTACTGCTGCAGTAGCTTGTTGTTCTTCTATGGTTAACACTACCACCACTATGCAATAAATATTTATATGTCGCTTGAGGCATCACTTGTCCACTATGATGCATGGATACGCGATACTGGTACGGCGATacgagattttttaaaaaacatcaaTACGTCGATACGGCgagtatatataaaaatatgtttaaaaataaaatatagggAACTACAAAAGGGTAAAGCAATAAgattatcttaaaatatattctATGAATTGTTGCCTGTTACAAAAAATATAGCAAATATAGCCTTGTATTACAAATATAGCAAGTATATTAAAGTTATAAATATATCAGAAGTATAGCATTGGGTCTTTAATGTGCTATTGAACAAGGAGGTTACACTGCTAGGTATCAAAGAAGTATCTGATAAGTATCGTGTGAGTATcggtatttattttttcttttttttccattgtttAATGACCGATACTCCTCCGATACCGTATCGACAGAGTATCGGACGTATCGCCGTATCGGATACCGGTACGGCAAGAAATTGAAGTATCGGTGCATCATAGCTTGTCCAGAAAACTGGCTCTCATCCTACTTGATTTTGACTACCCTTATGAAGCTTCTTAGTTGTTGTCTTCcttgtttccaaaaaaaaaaaaaaaacaatgatttTCAAAGGGAAAATTATGACACTGAAAGATCTATGCCTTTATACAGCATAATAGTATGAACCCATCATGTCAGCTCATGCCATTCATTAATATGATATCATCAATGTTTCAGATATGGGACCATGGAAGAGTTGAAGGAGGCTGTGAAACGTTTTCATGAAGCCGGTATGAAGGTTCTTGGTGATGCCGTCCTGAATCACAGGTGTGCTCAATTTCAGAACCAAAATGGCGTCTGGAATATTTTTGGTGGACGCCTTAACTGGGATGATCGAGCAGTTGTTGCAGATGATCCACATTTCCAGGTGAGGTTCCACCTTCCCTTGCAAACTATTTAATTAGAATTATTTGAAAATGTCATTCATGAATGTTCATTATGTTAACTAAGTATCACAACATTATGATTTTCTTCATGAACTGCTGGTTTCATTTGCACAAATATTTTCCTCCAGTGGAGCTTGATAAAGTTATGCGAAAATAAGCTTAATTTAACCAACAAATGATGCTTGGAGATAGTCTCATTGAGTGACCTACAAACTTTGATAGACTCCACCTTTTCAACTTGCATACATTTAGTATTGGAAGTAAACACAGATTAGCATCCGAAATAACATAGAAATTGACATAGTTCCAAAATGGAAAAAAGACATACTCAAACTTCAGCAGCCATGAACATTGATCAATCATAATATTGTTCTACATGCCTATTCCATTTCATTTTACTTAACAATGCACTATGTGATGTACTAGACTTACTTTCTAATTTTTGGGTAAAACTATATGTCCTTGTAGGGAAGAGGAAACAAGAGCAGTGGAGATAACTTCCATGCAGCCCCAAACATTGATCACTCGCAAGAGTTTGTGAGGAGTGATCTTAAAGAATGGCTTTGTTGGATGAGGTATGCTATCTTGTTTTTTCTTGGCTAAAACTCCTTTTGTTGCTCATGCTTAACTATATATGTGTATTCCCCATGCGAAGGGTTGTATGTTATAGCATCCCCATGCAACAGATTAAATAGATTTGATGTACATACATTGTTTCTGGATGGCGTGTTTAGCTGAGTGCTAGTTTTCTTTCCTCATATCACATTCTTTTCAAAGCTATGTTTTCATATATGTTAGTTTACCTTGCTCTTACCACAAAATGGAATGTACACAGTGCACATCCTCATCAATATCACAAGATTCTTTTTCATGCTACGATAATAGGTATATATTGTAGGCTGCTAAGCTCCTATAATAACAAACTGGATTGGACAAATGCTACACCTGAATATCTGCAAATTGTCAtgggttccaccatatatatatgtatatatatttttgccaTGTAGCTTAGGGATGATCGATTCTGTATCTATGTAATTGTGTAGTGCTTGGACATATGCAAAAAAAAGGGGAAGATATTGCAGGAGCTTTACCCTCATTAATACTGAAACTATTTCTTGGAGCCAATTTATTAGGGAGTATTGTTGGGAACAGTAGCTTACTAGTCCTAATGTGGTTGCTGCATATTTTCATTAGCTGAACAGGATAAATTAAATCATAGAACATAGCATTAGAGCAGCATTCCTGAAAACGTTAGCATCAGATGACTTCATTGTATGTTTGCTTCTGCTTGACTTGCAGAAAGGAAGTTGGATACGATGGATGGCGACTTGATTTTGTTCGCGGATTTTGGGGTGGATATGTCCACGATTACTTGGAAGCAAGCGAACCATATTTTGCAGTAGGAGAGTACTGGGATTCTCTCAGTTACACCTATGGTGAAATGGATTATAATCAAGATGCCCACAGGCAGAGAATAGTTGATTGGATAAATGCTACAAATGGAACTGCTGGTGCATTTGATGTTACCACGAAAGGAATACTTCACTCTGTGAGACTCCATTTTCTTACCAAGTTTTATAATAGTGCTTATGGGTGATTTAGTATTTTTGAAACTCTAGAATTTATATGCCTTTCCATGGTTTGAGCTTCTCAGTTCGGATATGCATCATGAAGAATTTCCTGCCCTTTAGCATTTTTCTTTTGGGTGGAGGTATACTTTGTCCTTCAATTATTTGATAATTAAAGTTTTATTGCTGCTATGAAGACGCAGCATGCTGAACCACATTAATTAAACTTGCATCTTTGGCAGTATTCCTGTTCCATGGCAATATTTAAAGTCTCATTAATCTGTTGTAAAGTGGTTTTCTGATGATAGTTAACTCATCCATGATTGTAATAGCCAATTCTGCCAGTTTGAGAAGGATGCTATTGCTCTGGATTAGCCATGCATATTTTGTCTTACACATCTTTTCTGGTATACAGGCACTGGAAAGATCTGAGTACTGGCGTCTGTCTGATGAAAAAGGAAAACCCCCTGGAGTGTTAGGTTGGTGGCCTTCGCGTGCTGTCACATTTATAGAAAATCATGACACTGGTTCTACTCAGGTACATTACAAAATCCCTACATACACAAATAAGTATTACTCCGTAGCATTATCTTCAGAAGGTTACTATATGGCAGCATGATTCTGGCAAATCTGACATcatatttttgttatatttgCATAGAAACATCACAAATGTGCAACGACCTGCATGCATTTCTTAATAATAGTCAGATAGTTGTCCCTTTTTTTGAACGCTGCTTAATTTCTTGTTTTCAAACAACTAAATTTTGCTCAGCCCATCCTTGTAGAACTCTTTTGAAACTGGAATGCTTTTATGGAtactaatcaaattataactgGAGCTGTTAAGCTGTGTTCGAACAAAATCATGGCTAACTTTCTTTGATATCTTTGTAGGGTCATTGGAGATTCCCCTTTGGTATGGAGTTGCAAGGCTATGTCTACATCTTAACTCACCCAGGCACTCCTGCAATCTTCTATGATCATATATTTTCGCATTTACAGCCAGAGATTGCTAAATTAATTTCTATTAGAAATCGCCAAAAGATCCATTGCCGTAGCAAGGTAAAACTTCCTCTTGTATCGTATGGTACCCCCTCTTACCCTCCTTGCCCTTCCCCACTCTATTCATGTTCTCTAATGCTTGAATTTATATAAcatttacagatcaagatactGAAAGCAGAGGGAAATTTATATGCGGCAGAGATTGATGAGAGGGTAACAATGAAGATTGGCGCAGGACATTTTGAGCCAAGCGGCCCCACAAACTGGGTAGTTGCTGCCGAGGGACAGGATTACAAGGTCTGGGAAGTGTCATCGTAGACTTGCCGCGCTGGTACTTGCAGAACTTCTATTGTAGACAGTATACAACCATTCGGTATAGCTCACAAAAGGAAAACTGAATAGCACAAAGCTAGAGTTCGGCATCCTGCTGATGGTACCAAGAAAAGAAGTGGACAGCAAGGGCAATGGAACCACTTGTCCTACCGAAAAGATTTCACCAATGCAGTGAAATTACATTGTAAATTCGAACATTTGATCATGCAGAATCACCGGTTATCCTGTGAATAATTTGTCTGCAGGCAATTCGCCTGTTGATGTATGCATGTTCTTTATACATTTTTGCAGAGATACCTCCACCATGTTGGAGCTATGTAATACTATGTGATACACTTTGGCGATAAATAAATGAAGTGCATGCATTTCTTGCTATCTGCAAATGTTAGTACCAATTTTTCCTGCAGTGTGTGTGAGTGGATCATAAAAGGTTGAGACATCTCCCATTTCAAATTGCACCAGTTTTCGATGTAGTATTGAAACCAACATGGAGCTTACAGTAAGATATCCAACAATAGACAAGATGCCAGTGACAAGAACATTAGTATGGATTCAGTTTTAACTTCTAAAACATGCCACGGGGAAAcactatactactactactactactactactactactactactaggtgGGAAATACTCAGAATGATGCTACGAGGCCAAGTTTCCAGAGTAAAGATGCCACGGCACCAAAGAGGTTAACCAGACTTAGTTTCACTAGACATCAGGAGCTGCTGATACGGGACGATACCATCCTGTCCTACTAGTATACCAAAAAAAGGGATCGTCATCATCGAATCATCGCCATCAGGAGGGGGGGCATCAGGGCTTGAGAACCAGCGACAGTCCAACCTTGGAGGCCTTGTCGATCGCCTTGGTGTCGACCTCGGCGGAGAGCGTTAAGAAAGACTTGGGTCTCCACTCGTGCTGGATGAGGGCGCTGACCATGCCGTGGTTGTTGTAGCGCGCCTTCACGGTAGTGAGAGGGTCCAGGGCGTGCTGCATCCCGAAGCTGAGGGTGTTCTCCTTGGTCGAGAAGCTGTGGGTCAGCTCCGCTCCAGCAGCCGTACCTGACTCTTTGTTCACCAGATGGTAGTAGGACGCAGTGAGGCTGTCCCCTTTGTTGTTCCTGAAAATGGGAAGCCAAGGATTTCACGCATGGATACAAAAGAGAAACTGCAACATTACAGAAAATTTGCTTCGATTAGGAGTTTCTGAGAAGTCAGATTAAGAGGAATGTATCCTCAAGCTAGCAAACAGGTACGCACATGGAAATATTGTAGACATGAATCGTAAAATTGCAAGCAACTTAACAGTGTTACAGTGGGCACGTTAGAAGAAAACACTTACAGCGTCAGATCAGCAGCAAGATCTGAATTGTTGATGGTCAGTCCAGCATCGTACTTGGTGAAGTCCCCAGTAGAAGTATCAACTGCAACATCAGCACCGACAGCAACAGATTTGTTGCCGAACACACCAGAAAGGTTAACCAAAGGCTTTGAGGTCAGGCCAACACCGAGGCTGATACCAGCGTAGTCATGCAGGTACTGGAGTTCAGCCTGCAACCACAAGGCAGAGAGTCACAAACGGTAAGTCAATTTGAAATCTAAAAGACCCAACCAATCTAGCAGAGATGAAGATGCATATACCTTCCCAGCTGTCTGGTATGGAAAAGGAAGTGATACGATTTGCTTCAAGCCTGATACACCAAGGTCTTCAGTTGTGATTGTAGTTAACACCTGGGAAAAGTTAAACACAAATCAATCACCAGTAGATAAGCTACTGACTCAATTTATAGTCCATCACCAGCGAGTTTAATCAGGAAGTAATAATCAGATAACATTTGATAGATGAAGGGCATTTTCAAGGAGAAACTTGCCTGAGAATCGGAAGTAGCTTTCACATCCAGCATCACATTATTGCTCTTCAGCTTGGTCTGGATCTCGCTAAAGATAGCTTCATCTTTCATTGTGCTTGCAGCAGTGATTACCTATAGACAGAATCACAGAAATCAAATAATAAGAGTCATATTTGATTATTATATTAGTAGACAACAAGATATCCAACGCAATCTGCAATTGACACCCATGATACAAAGCATCAGTACAAACacggattgagatcctctgatCCGTACAAACACACACAAGTTGACGTTGACATGCAGCATCTACTGAAGGAAAGATCAAACAAAGCAGTACTCGTATAAGCTAAACCATAAAAAATTATCACTGGGAACCTCTCGACTGAAACCCAAAATTATCAACAAGTCAACTCGTTGCACAATTTAAGAACTACGAAATTAGTAGTAAATTCTAACAAAAAGAAACCCACTAAACTGGCAACGGAATGGAAGCATCTTACTATAACAAAGTGAAACCTGACGCTGACAGATTGACCACCCATCGATCTAACAGAAATACATAAAAAATCCAAAGCACTCTTCGATCACAAACCGAAACCTGACTGATTAGCCACCTGTCGATCGAACACAAAAACCCCAATCGACCCTTCCATCACAAACCGAAACATGACGGATTGACCACCCATTCATCCAACAAAAAACCCAGTGAATCTTCGATCACAAACTGAAACCCGACAGATTGATCACCTGTTGATCGAACAGAAAAAACTCAATCGACTCTTCCATCACAAACCGAAACCTGACACTGACAGATTGACCACCCATGGACCGAACAAATAAACCCAGTCAATTCTTCGATCACCAAACCGAAACCTGACAGATTTACCAACCATCCAACGAACAAAAAACCCAGTGGAAACATCGTAACAAACATCAACCTGACAGATTGACCACCTGTCAATCGAACAGAAAAACCCAATCGACGCTTCGATCACCGATTCACCATCTCATCCAACACCAGGAAGGAGAAAAAGTAAAATGCACTATCCATCAACTCTTCAACCCAACTCAACTCAAAATCAAATCAGACCAAAACTCAGTAAACCCGCAGGTCAATTCCACAAACACACTGGCCGCAACCCGCCACACACACAAGCTCGGACCACACCGAGCCCCGCTAACCAACACAACTCCGACACGCACATCACACAGCCACCGAGATCCTCCTACTCAAACCATTCCAAACCACCACATACACACAAACAATCGAAAGCAAGCGAGCCAAGATGTCCACAAGAAAGGAACCAGTAAAAAGCATGCGGAAATCGGTAATGCTCACAACTCCATTGTTGGTGTAGGTGGTCAGGGTAAACTTCTGGTCCGTGTGGAAGTCCTTGTACAGAA encodes the following:
- the LOC4325575 gene encoding alpha-amylase 3, chloroplastic; protein product: MAVASWSIPAIPRAGPTARGVLLGGAFVTAARPPVAWRCRATLPRRVRLGGVVARAGAAETPVAGSGEAGLLFSEKFPLRRSRTVEGKAWVRVDAEPDGEGKCKVVIGCDVEGKWVLHWGVSYDGEQGREWDQPPSDMRPPGSVPIKDYAIETSLDTPHNSEGKTIHEVQIKIDKGTSIAAINFVLKEEETGAWFQHKGQDFRIPLSGSFGGDLLGTEQDIDVRPGALGHLSNVLQKPEGPIAEPHKTVPDDKGSRTKHISGFYEEYPILKTVYVQNFITVNVRENNGTTKHAVEFDTDIPGEVIIHWGVCKDNTMTWEIPPEPHPPATKIFRQKALQTMLQQKADGTGNSLSFLLDGEYSGLIFVVKLDEYTWLRNVENGFDFYIPLTRADAEADKQKADDKSSQDDGLISDIRNLVVGLSSRRGQRAKNKVLQEDILQEIERLAAEAYSIFRSPTIDTVEESVYIDDSSIVKPACSGTGSGFEILCQGFNWESHKSGKWYVELGSKAKELSSMGFTIVWSPPPTDSVSPEGYMPRDLYNLNSRYGTMEELKEAVKRFHEAGMKVLGDAVLNHRCAQFQNQNGVWNIFGGRLNWDDRAVVADDPHFQGRGNKSSGDNFHAAPNIDHSQEFVRSDLKEWLCWMRKEVGYDGWRLDFVRGFWGGYVHDYLEASEPYFAVGEYWDSLSYTYGEMDYNQDAHRQRIVDWINATNGTAGAFDVTTKGILHSALERSEYWRLSDEKGKPPGVLGWWPSRAVTFIENHDTGSTQGHWRFPFGMELQGYVYILTHPGTPAIFYDHIFSHLQPEIAKLISIRNRQKIHCRSKIKILKAEGNLYAAEIDERVTMKIGAGHFEPSGPTNWVVAAEGQDYKVWEVSS
- the LOC4325576 gene encoding mitochondrial outer membrane protein porin 4, whose translation is MEAETECKVPGVYSETGIPVEDPAPGLNSDVSKKDAPPAVAAPGPGLYFEIGKKARDLLYKDFHTDQKFTLTTYTNNGVVITAASTMKDEAIFSEIQTKLKSNNVMLDVKATSDSQVLTTITTEDLGVSGLKQIVSLPFPYQTAGKAELQYLHDYAGISLGVGLTSKPLVNLSGVFGNKSVAVGADVAVDTSTGDFTKYDAGLTINNSDLAADLTLNNKGDSLTASYYHLVNKESGTAAGAELTHSFSTKENTLSFGMQHALDPLTTVKARYNNHGMVSALIQHEWRPKSFLTLSAEVDTKAIDKASKVGLSLVLKP